In the genome of Hymenobacter cellulosivorans, one region contains:
- a CDS encoding ABC transporter ATP-binding protein, translated as MEQATTATKTGNIFDWQVLRRLMTYVRPYRRIFYFLIFLTVATAALGTLRPFLIQRMVDVSIEQGDMLGLNKMFGLLMILLVAHALVSYLQTYFGGWLGQYIVRDIRVDLYKHILDLRLKFFDRTPIGVLVTRNISDVETLSDVFSEGLAAMIGDILQLLFIMGFMFWIDWRLTLVSLSVIPPLLYSTYVFKEKVKTSFQEVRTAVANLNSFVQEHLTGMNVVQIFNNEEREHRKFRAINQEHTRANIRSVLYYSIYFPVAEVLAAVGVGLLVWYAAQGQIEGTISKGALIAFIMYNALFFRPIRQIADRFNTLQLGLVSTERLLKLLDSKELIADNGTYAPAQLQGDVKFDKVWFAYNDEEYVLRDVSFEVKAGQTIAFVGATGAGKTSIINLLSRFYEINKGTISVDGHDLREYDLKELRRHIGVVLQDVFLFAGTIQDNITLGNKDITEEQIWAAADLVGARRFIERLPGGLQYPVMERGATLSVGQRQLISFVRAMVYQPRIIILDEATSSVDSETEELIQEAIEKLMQGRTSLVIAHRLSTIQKADRIIVLDRGEIKESGTHEELLRHGGFYQQLYQMQYKDALNTPAE; from the coding sequence ATGGAACAAGCTACTACCGCTACCAAAACCGGCAACATCTTCGACTGGCAAGTGCTGCGTCGTTTGATGACCTACGTGCGTCCCTACCGGCGAATATTCTACTTCCTGATCTTCCTGACCGTGGCTACTGCCGCTCTCGGTACGCTGCGCCCTTTTCTGATTCAGCGCATGGTCGACGTCAGCATCGAGCAGGGCGATATGCTGGGGCTGAACAAGATGTTCGGGCTGCTCATGATTTTGCTGGTGGCCCACGCGTTGGTCAGCTACCTGCAAACCTACTTCGGCGGCTGGCTGGGCCAGTACATCGTGCGCGACATCCGCGTCGACCTCTACAAGCACATCCTGGATCTGCGGCTGAAGTTCTTCGACCGGACGCCCATCGGGGTGCTGGTCACCCGCAACATTTCCGACGTCGAAACCCTGTCCGACGTATTCAGCGAGGGGCTGGCAGCCATGATTGGCGACATTCTGCAGCTGCTCTTCATTATGGGCTTCATGTTCTGGATTGACTGGCGCCTGACCCTGGTCAGCCTTTCGGTAATTCCGCCCCTGCTCTACAGCACGTATGTATTCAAGGAAAAGGTGAAAACCTCGTTTCAGGAAGTGCGCACGGCCGTAGCCAACCTCAACTCCTTCGTGCAGGAGCACCTGACGGGTATGAACGTGGTCCAGATTTTCAACAACGAGGAACGGGAGCACCGCAAGTTCAGAGCCATCAACCAGGAGCACACCCGGGCCAACATCCGCTCGGTACTCTATTACAGCATCTACTTCCCGGTGGCCGAAGTGCTGGCCGCCGTAGGCGTGGGGCTGCTGGTGTGGTATGCCGCGCAGGGGCAGATTGAGGGCACGATTTCGAAAGGTGCCCTCATTGCCTTTATCATGTACAACGCCCTGTTCTTCCGGCCCATCCGCCAGATTGCCGACCGGTTCAACACTCTACAACTAGGCCTGGTGAGCACCGAGCGTTTGCTCAAGCTGCTCGACAGCAAAGAACTCATTGCCGACAATGGCACCTACGCCCCGGCCCAGCTCCAGGGCGACGTGAAATTTGACAAGGTGTGGTTTGCTTACAACGACGAGGAGTATGTGCTGCGCGACGTGAGCTTCGAGGTAAAAGCCGGGCAGACCATTGCCTTCGTGGGAGCCACCGGCGCGGGCAAAACCAGCATTATCAACCTGCTCAGCCGCTTCTACGAAATCAATAAGGGCACGATTTCCGTCGATGGCCACGACCTGCGCGAGTACGACCTCAAAGAACTGCGCCGCCACATTGGAGTGGTACTGCAGGACGTGTTCCTCTTCGCCGGTACCATCCAGGACAACATCACCCTCGGTAATAAGGATATTACCGAGGAGCAGATTTGGGCCGCCGCCGACCTAGTCGGGGCCCGGCGCTTTATCGAGCGGCTGCCCGGCGGCTTGCAGTACCCGGTTATGGAGCGGGGTGCCACGCTCTCGGTAGGGCAGCGCCAGCTCATCAGCTTCGTGCGGGCCATGGTCTACCAGCCCCGTATCATCATCCTGGACGAGGCCACCTCGTCGGTCGACTCCGAAACCGAGGAGCTGATTCAGGAGGCCATTGAAAAGCTGATGCAGGGCCGTACTTCCCTGGTTATTGCCCACCGCCTCAGCACCATCCAGAAAGCCGACCGGATTATCGTCTTGGACCGGGGCGAAATCAAAGAGTCGGGCACCCACGAGGAGCTTTTGCGCCACGGCGGTTTCTACCAGCAGCTCTACCAGATGCAGTACAAAGACGCCCTCAATACTCCCGCCGAATAA
- the truA gene encoding tRNA pseudouridine(38-40) synthase TruA, translating into MRYFLHLAYEGTQYHGWQVQPNTLTVQLELERCLTQVLRQPIHILGSGRTDTGVHASHQVAHFEADIPETLDEATVVYRLNRALPKDIAARLLHPVPERAHARFDAEARTYEYHVRLVPDPFSVNHSLYLDRAPDVAAMNEAAASMLGSFDFTSFSKVKGGENHYVCVCYEAGWHPTPGGLVFRIRANRFVRGMVRLVVGTLLMVGRGKITPAEFKAILLAQNRVDAGGAAPAQGLFLSKVEYPTELVPAAAATLELPYFVK; encoded by the coding sequence TTGCGCTACTTTCTTCATCTGGCTTACGAAGGCACCCAGTACCACGGCTGGCAAGTGCAGCCCAATACCCTGACGGTGCAGCTGGAGCTGGAGCGTTGCCTGACCCAGGTATTGCGCCAGCCTATCCACATCCTGGGGAGTGGCCGTACCGATACCGGTGTGCACGCCAGCCACCAAGTAGCCCACTTCGAGGCCGATATTCCTGAGACGCTGGATGAAGCCACGGTGGTGTACCGTCTCAACCGGGCCTTGCCCAAGGATATTGCCGCCCGCCTGTTGCACCCCGTGCCCGAGCGGGCCCACGCCCGCTTCGATGCCGAAGCCCGCACCTACGAGTACCACGTGCGCCTCGTGCCCGATCCATTCAGCGTCAACCACAGTCTTTACCTCGACCGGGCCCCCGACGTGGCGGCCATGAATGAGGCGGCGGCTTCCATGCTGGGCTCGTTTGATTTTACGAGCTTTTCCAAGGTGAAAGGCGGCGAAAATCATTACGTCTGCGTGTGCTACGAAGCGGGCTGGCACCCCACCCCGGGCGGGCTGGTGTTCCGCATCCGGGCCAACCGGTTTGTGCGGGGTATGGTGCGGCTGGTAGTGGGCACGTTGCTGATGGTAGGCCGCGGCAAAATCACGCCCGCCGAGTTCAAAGCTATTCTACTGGCCCAGAACCGGGTAGATGCCGGTGGCGCGGCTCCGGCCCAGGGCTTGTTTCTGAGCAAGGTGGAATACCCGACGGAGTTGGTGCCCGCGGCAGCCGCGACGCTGGAACTGCCGTATTTTGTGAAGTAA
- a CDS encoding ABC transporter ATP-binding protein, which translates to MRALSATNKYLYRYKWHFLGGVLFVALSTLLAIFPAQIVRYAFDLVGEGIDLYHLFAGTRAQSGVYELFGRNVLLYGLLIVLMALLRGIFLFFMRQTLIVMSRLVENDQKNEIFQHYQSLPLSFYRRHNTGDLMSRISEDVGRVRMYIGPALMYFMQLVILFVLIIPLMLMVNVKLTLYTLIPLPILSVSIYYVNNLIERKSDEIQRSLAAMTTFVQESFSGIRVLKSFVREDDSHQQFTAASDNYKEKSLSLNFVNSLFFPLILFLIGISTIVTVWVGGQEVIRGTITTGSIAEFLIYVNLLTWPVTALGWTSSLVQRAEASQARINEFMHQQTDIVSRQNIQQEIQGDIVFDHVSFTYPDTGIQALRDVSFRIHPGQTLAVIGNTGSGKSTIAALLCRLYDVTEGQISVDSVDVRDFSLNSLREQIGYVPQDVFLFSDSIRNNINFGLDNPSEERMQQAAKDANVYDNIIRFPEGFDTKLGERGITLSGGQKQRVSIARALVKEPKILILDDSLSAVDTNTENAILNSLQRIMHNRTSLIISHRVSSVKLADEILVLDDGVIVQHGTHEALMAQEEGLYRALYERQLQNEEA; encoded by the coding sequence GTGCGCGCATTATCCGCTACCAATAAGTACCTGTACCGCTACAAATGGCATTTCCTGGGCGGCGTCCTGTTCGTGGCCCTGTCCACGCTACTCGCCATTTTCCCGGCCCAAATTGTGCGCTACGCCTTCGATTTGGTGGGCGAGGGTATCGATTTGTACCACCTCTTCGCCGGCACCCGGGCCCAGAGTGGGGTGTATGAGCTCTTCGGCCGCAACGTGCTGCTCTACGGCCTGCTCATCGTGCTGATGGCCTTGCTGCGCGGCATCTTCCTGTTTTTCATGCGCCAGACACTTATTGTGATGAGCCGCTTGGTGGAAAACGACCAGAAAAACGAAATTTTCCAGCACTACCAGTCTTTGCCGCTGAGCTTCTACCGCCGCCACAACACCGGGGATTTGATGTCGCGGATTTCGGAAGACGTGGGCCGGGTACGTATGTACATCGGGCCGGCGCTGATGTACTTCATGCAGCTGGTCATTTTGTTCGTGCTCATCATCCCGCTCATGCTGATGGTGAACGTGAAGCTGACCTTATACACGCTGATTCCGCTGCCCATTCTGTCGGTGAGCATCTACTACGTCAATAACCTGATTGAGCGTAAGTCCGACGAAATTCAACGCTCCCTGGCGGCCATGACGACCTTCGTGCAGGAGTCGTTTTCCGGCATTCGGGTGCTCAAGTCCTTTGTGCGCGAAGACGATTCCCACCAGCAGTTCACCGCGGCCAGTGACAACTACAAGGAAAAGTCGCTGAGTCTGAACTTCGTCAACTCCCTGTTTTTCCCCCTGATTCTGTTCCTGATTGGCATCAGCACCATCGTTACCGTTTGGGTGGGCGGGCAGGAAGTCATTCGGGGCACCATCACCACGGGTAGCATAGCTGAGTTCCTGATTTACGTAAACCTGCTGACCTGGCCCGTTACGGCCCTGGGCTGGACTTCTTCCCTGGTGCAGCGCGCCGAAGCCTCCCAGGCCCGCATCAATGAGTTTATGCACCAGCAGACCGACATAGTCTCGCGCCAGAACATCCAGCAGGAAATTCAGGGCGACATCGTCTTCGACCACGTTTCGTTTACCTACCCCGACACCGGCATTCAGGCCCTGCGTGACGTCTCATTCCGTATCCACCCCGGCCAGACCTTGGCCGTCATCGGCAACACCGGCTCGGGCAAAAGCACCATTGCGGCCCTGCTCTGCCGTCTGTACGACGTCACGGAAGGCCAAATCAGTGTGGACAGCGTGGACGTGCGGGACTTCTCGCTCAACTCCCTGCGGGAGCAAATTGGCTACGTGCCCCAGGATGTGTTCCTGTTTTCGGACAGCATCCGCAACAACATCAACTTCGGCCTCGACAACCCCAGCGAAGAGCGGATGCAGCAGGCGGCCAAGGATGCCAACGTCTACGACAATATCATCCGCTTCCCCGAGGGCTTCGACACCAAGCTCGGTGAGCGAGGCATTACGCTCTCGGGCGGGCAGAAGCAGCGCGTCAGCATTGCCCGGGCCCTGGTGAAGGAGCCCAAAATCCTGATTCTGGACGACTCGCTCTCGGCGGTGGATACCAACACCGAAAACGCCATCCTAAATAGCCTGCAGCGCATCATGCACAACCGCACCAGCCTGATCATTTCGCACCGGGTGTCGTCGGTGAAGCTGGCCGATGAAATCCTGGTACTCGACGACGGCGTGATTGTGCAACACGGCACCCACGAGGCCCTGATGGCTCAGGAGGAAGGCTTGTACCGGGCGCTGTATGAGCGGCAATTGCAGAACGAGGAAGCCTAA
- a CDS encoding thiolase family protein produces the protein MPTAYIVDAVRTPIAKFAGALSSVRPDDLAAHVLRELLRRNPSVDKTAVEDVIIGAANQAGEDNRNVARMAALLAGLPTTVPGVTVNRLCASGLQSIMDASRAIMSGEGDIYLAGGSESMTRAPFVMAKSETAFGRELTAHDTTLGWRFINQKLSKLHHPYAMGETAEIVARKYGISRLEQDEFAFNSQRKYQRALEKGRFRREIVPVFVPNPKGDTALFDTDEPPRLSSMEKLGSIRPAFQPVDGTVTAGNSAGINDGAAAVLVVSEEALKRYNLKPMARVVCSAVAGVDPSVMGIGPVPATKKVLQRAGLTINDLDLIELNEAFAAQSIACLRDLELDPDKVNVNGGSIAIGHPLGASGARITATLLHEMQRREGSRYGLVTMCVGVGQGAATIFEKL, from the coding sequence ATGCCAACTGCTTATATCGTGGACGCCGTCCGCACCCCCATTGCCAAATTTGCCGGTGCCCTCAGCAGCGTACGTCCCGACGACCTGGCCGCGCATGTGTTGCGTGAGCTCTTACGCCGTAATCCTTCCGTGGATAAGACGGCGGTAGAAGATGTTATCATCGGGGCCGCCAACCAAGCCGGCGAAGATAACCGTAACGTAGCCCGCATGGCTGCCCTGCTGGCTGGCCTGCCCACCACGGTGCCCGGCGTGACGGTAAACCGCCTCTGCGCCTCGGGGTTACAGAGCATCATGGATGCCTCCCGGGCCATCATGAGCGGCGAGGGCGACATCTACTTGGCCGGCGGCTCGGAAAGCATGACCAGAGCCCCATTTGTGATGGCCAAGTCGGAAACAGCGTTTGGGCGTGAGCTGACAGCCCACGACACGACGCTGGGCTGGCGCTTTATCAACCAGAAGCTCTCCAAGCTGCACCACCCGTATGCCATGGGTGAAACGGCCGAAATCGTGGCGCGCAAGTATGGTATTTCGCGGCTGGAGCAGGATGAGTTTGCCTTCAACTCCCAGCGTAAGTACCAGCGGGCGTTGGAGAAAGGTCGTTTCCGCCGTGAAATCGTACCCGTTTTCGTTCCTAATCCGAAAGGCGACACGGCCCTGTTCGACACCGACGAACCGCCCCGCCTGTCGTCGATGGAAAAGCTGGGCAGCATCCGGCCCGCTTTCCAGCCCGTGGATGGCACCGTAACGGCCGGCAACTCGGCTGGTATCAACGACGGGGCCGCGGCGGTGCTGGTGGTGAGCGAAGAAGCCCTGAAGCGCTACAACCTGAAGCCCATGGCCCGGGTGGTATGCTCGGCCGTGGCCGGCGTCGACCCGTCGGTGATGGGCATTGGGCCGGTACCAGCCACCAAGAAAGTACTGCAGCGTGCCGGCCTGACCATCAACGACCTCGACCTGATTGAGCTCAATGAAGCCTTTGCCGCCCAGAGTATAGCATGCCTACGCGACCTGGAGCTGGACCCCGACAAAGTGAACGTGAATGGTGGTTCCATTGCCATTGGCCACCCGCTGGGCGCCAGTGGGGCCCGGATTACGGCTACGCTCCTGCACGAAATGCAACGTCGGGAAGGCTCACGCTACGGCTTGGTCACGATGTGTGTGGGCGTAGGTCAGGGGGCAGCGACCATCTTTGAGAAACTCTAA
- a CDS encoding DUF4293 domain-containing protein, producing MIQRIQSVFLLLLALAMLSVVFVPIWSKLDPASGQELVLTATKLTYAHADAGMSVPTNTYAIAALALASAAVALFEIFQYRNRFTQLKLGVLNFLLIVATLGACFYYSGIGERMLNIKMPGSYEAGFYLPTVALLLNLLANRFIRRDEQLVRSMDRLR from the coding sequence ATGATACAAAGAATTCAAAGCGTATTTCTCTTGCTACTTGCTTTAGCTATGCTAAGCGTCGTGTTTGTTCCTATCTGGAGCAAGCTTGATCCGGCCAGCGGGCAGGAACTGGTGCTTACCGCCACCAAACTGACCTACGCCCACGCCGATGCGGGCATGTCGGTGCCGACCAATACCTACGCTATTGCAGCCCTGGCCCTGGCTTCGGCAGCCGTAGCGCTGTTCGAAATTTTCCAGTACCGCAACCGCTTCACCCAGCTCAAGCTCGGCGTACTCAACTTCCTGCTGATTGTGGCCACCTTGGGTGCCTGCTTCTACTATTCCGGCATTGGCGAGCGGATGCTCAATATCAAGATGCCCGGTAGCTACGAAGCTGGCTTCTACCTGCCCACGGTAGCGCTGCTGCTGAATTTGCTGGCCAACCGCTTCATTCGCCGCGACGAGCAGCTGGTTCGCTCCATGGACCGCCTGCGCTAG
- a CDS encoding T9SS type A sorting domain-containing protein, whose protein sequence is MKTVVVTLSLGIGMLLSLGTAQAQTKPAAKAPVKAPAPAAKAAVAAKPATATMVAEAKPAPPELITSKMEVAPPSTDAIKVRVDTNPLTKRLIVRTNATGPTRVEVNDANGRPVLTRDLMAGDEAITLDVSQLPAGSYIVQCTSGTRSGMRRVMVGQ, encoded by the coding sequence ATGAAAACGGTTGTGGTTACCCTCAGTTTGGGAATAGGAATGCTGCTGAGCCTCGGAACGGCCCAGGCACAAACGAAACCGGCGGCTAAAGCGCCCGTCAAAGCACCGGCTCCCGCCGCCAAAGCAGCAGTTGCGGCCAAGCCCGCTACAGCTACTATGGTAGCCGAAGCCAAACCCGCTCCCCCGGAGCTCATTACCAGCAAAATGGAAGTAGCACCACCTTCCACCGACGCCATCAAAGTGCGGGTCGATACCAATCCGCTGACCAAGCGCCTGATTGTGCGCACCAATGCCACCGGGCCCACCCGCGTGGAAGTCAATGACGCCAACGGCCGTCCGGTTCTTACCCGCGACCTGATGGCCGGCGACGAGGCTATTACGCTGGATGTTAGTCAGTTGCCAGCCGGTTCCTATATTGTGCAGTGTACTTCCGGCACTCGTAGCGGTATGCGCCGGGTGATGGTCGGCCAATAG
- a CDS encoding GNAT family N-acetyltransferase, with product MTDSLLRPTLAVPLEGVRLRPWHLHDAPVLAEQANDREIWQNLRDIFPHPYRLEDAYWYIGLTTDPASTDIHLAIEVAGEAVGAISVLFKDDINRCSAEIGYWLGREYWGRGIVPVAVRVLTDYTFAHFEVSRLYAEIFARNAASARVLAKAGYQLEARLQKSIVKEGIVQDALLFASLKS from the coding sequence ATGACTGACTCTCTGCTCCGTCCGACGCTTGCCGTGCCACTGGAAGGCGTGCGGCTACGCCCCTGGCATCTGCACGACGCCCCAGTGCTGGCCGAGCAGGCCAACGACCGGGAAATCTGGCAGAACCTGCGTGACATATTTCCGCACCCGTACCGGCTTGAAGACGCGTACTGGTACATTGGGCTGACCACGGACCCGGCCTCCACGGATATTCACCTGGCTATTGAAGTGGCCGGGGAAGCTGTGGGGGCCATCAGCGTGCTGTTCAAGGACGACATCAACCGGTGCAGTGCTGAAATCGGGTACTGGCTAGGGCGGGAGTACTGGGGCCGGGGCATCGTGCCCGTGGCCGTGCGAGTCCTGACCGACTACACCTTTGCCCACTTCGAGGTTAGCCGGCTGTACGCGGAAATCTTTGCCCGCAACGCCGCCTCGGCCCGGGTCCTGGCCAAAGCCGGCTACCAGCTGGAAGCCCGGCTGCAGAAAAGCATCGTGAAAGAAGGCATCGTGCAGGACGCGCTGCTATTCGCCTCGCTTAAATCCTAG
- a CDS encoding NAD(P)/FAD-dependent oxidoreductase — protein sequence MSTANLSYWEHQSFLSGFDVVIIGAGLVGLTTAIYTRQRHPHARIAVLERDVLPNGASTKNAGFACFGSISELLEQEKKGGSAALLEVVQARWEGLALLRSLIGEEALRYQPVGGYELFRSADEELAATCRQHIPYFNELLAPIIGTENIYRDATAHLPATGLAGVTVMLENRAEGALHTGRLMHALLKRAWQDNIVVLHSCPVTRLEPGPNSARLHTPLALLEAGQVVVATNAFSRQFFPELDVVPGRGQVLVTEPIEGLNLPGTFHYDKGYYYFRQVDGRILLGGGRNLDFAAEATTEAGLTSLVQTQLEKLLREVILPGRTPRIDYRWSGTMAFGSELAPIIRPLAPGVFGALRCNGMGVALGARTGQLAAEMLDGL from the coding sequence ATGAGCACAGCCAACCTTTCTTACTGGGAGCACCAGAGCTTTTTGTCCGGCTTCGACGTGGTGATAATAGGGGCGGGCCTGGTCGGGCTCACCACGGCTATTTACACGCGTCAGCGCCACCCGCACGCCCGGATTGCGGTGCTGGAGCGCGACGTGCTGCCCAACGGGGCCAGTACTAAAAATGCCGGATTCGCTTGCTTCGGCAGCATCTCCGAGTTGCTGGAACAGGAAAAGAAGGGTGGCTCGGCAGCGCTGCTAGAAGTAGTGCAGGCCCGCTGGGAAGGCTTGGCCCTGTTGCGCAGCCTGATCGGCGAGGAGGCCTTACGCTACCAGCCGGTCGGGGGCTACGAGCTATTTCGCTCCGCCGACGAGGAGCTGGCCGCTACCTGCCGACAGCATATCCCGTACTTCAACGAGTTGCTGGCCCCCATTATTGGTACCGAAAATATTTACCGTGACGCCACTGCTCACCTGCCGGCTACGGGCTTGGCGGGCGTAACGGTCATGCTGGAAAACAGGGCAGAAGGGGCGCTACACACGGGGCGGCTGATGCACGCGCTGCTCAAGCGGGCTTGGCAAGACAATATCGTGGTGCTGCACAGCTGCCCCGTAACCCGGCTGGAACCAGGGCCAAACTCGGCGCGACTGCATACACCACTGGCGCTGCTGGAAGCCGGGCAGGTAGTAGTGGCCACCAATGCCTTCAGTCGGCAGTTTTTTCCCGAGCTCGATGTGGTGCCCGGCCGTGGGCAGGTGCTCGTCACGGAGCCCATTGAGGGCCTGAACCTGCCCGGCACGTTCCATTACGACAAAGGCTACTATTACTTTCGGCAGGTCGACGGCCGAATTCTGCTCGGTGGGGGCCGCAACCTCGACTTTGCCGCCGAAGCCACCACCGAGGCCGGCCTGACCAGCTTGGTCCAGACCCAGCTGGAAAAGCTGCTGCGGGAAGTTATCCTACCGGGCCGCACCCCGCGCATCGACTACCGCTGGAGCGGCACCATGGCCTTTGGGTCGGAACTGGCTCCGATTATTCGGCCCCTGGCGCCGGGCGTTTTCGGGGCCTTGCGCTGCAATGGCATGGGCGTGGCCCTGGGAGCCCGCACCGGGCAGTTGGCGGCCGAGATGCTTGACGGCCTGTAG
- a CDS encoding autotransporter outer membrane beta-barrel domain-containing protein yields MNKCICVAALLLGGSALSAQAQTKAGTVLLGGGLGASKSKAEYTASYQSQTGHSESTSFSLSPRAGYFLADNLVLGLITAYNHSRSESEGFDNVGIKNTYTTKGNGYQLGPFVRYYKMLGEKAGFFGQLEAGYSRSSGESEDNNASLSTRKNRGYYGLLTPGFAYFPTPKLGLEITLGNVGYSKNTTVATDSFQQEPIRTTETTESGLGASFSLGSLAIGAAFYLGR; encoded by the coding sequence ATGAACAAATGTATTTGTGTTGCTGCCCTATTGTTGGGTGGCAGCGCCCTGAGTGCTCAGGCTCAAACCAAGGCAGGAACTGTGCTACTAGGTGGTGGGCTTGGTGCTTCCAAATCTAAAGCAGAGTATACCGCTTCTTACCAATCACAAACCGGCCATTCGGAAAGCACTAGCTTTTCACTGTCTCCCCGAGCAGGCTATTTTCTAGCTGATAACCTGGTACTGGGCTTAATCACCGCTTATAACCATTCTCGGTCTGAAAGTGAAGGTTTCGACAATGTCGGCATTAAGAACACCTACACTACCAAGGGCAACGGCTACCAGCTCGGTCCATTTGTGCGCTACTACAAAATGCTGGGTGAAAAGGCCGGCTTTTTCGGCCAGTTAGAAGCTGGATACTCCCGCTCCAGTGGCGAATCGGAAGACAATAACGCTTCCTTATCCACGCGTAAGAACCGAGGATATTATGGACTTCTTACGCCTGGCTTTGCTTACTTTCCAACCCCCAAGCTTGGCCTAGAAATAACTCTAGGCAACGTGGGCTACAGCAAGAACACGACCGTGGCCACCGATTCTTTCCAGCAGGAACCCATCCGTACAACTGAGACTACCGAATCAGGTTTGGGAGCTTCTTTCTCCTTGGGTTCCCTGGCGATAGGCGCGGCCTTCTACTTGGGGCGTTAA
- a CDS encoding DUF4476 domain-containing protein, with product MKKALLLCFGLLVLLAADLKAAPANVNFASERGIPFQLVFDGRALTRNVAREVHIDRLVPGYHWAEFFIPTGYGRSISYRTRVFLDPGLETTYVLVTRQGYPPVLRKVSAFPLRGRPRGGYGPRGNYDPRYDDRDGRNDGYYDDSYGNNNNGPGSNGGYNSGGYNGPNSGNGGYDNYPPTGGGQYSGGSVSVYRPMQGQDVDALVNSVRSKSFDSSRLDVAKLALEQSAIQADDLKRLLGTLDSENSKVELAKFAYPHVSDQQNFYRVYDSFQFESSIKEVQDAARR from the coding sequence ATGAAAAAGGCGCTACTCCTCTGCTTCGGCCTGCTCGTGTTGCTGGCTGCTGACCTTAAGGCCGCTCCGGCCAACGTAAACTTTGCCTCCGAGCGCGGTATTCCCTTTCAACTCGTCTTCGACGGCCGGGCGCTGACACGTAATGTAGCCCGCGAAGTCCACATCGACCGGCTGGTTCCTGGCTATCACTGGGCGGAGTTCTTTATCCCAACCGGCTACGGACGTTCAATTAGCTACCGCACCCGCGTATTCCTGGACCCCGGTCTGGAAACAACCTACGTGCTGGTAACGCGCCAAGGCTACCCGCCCGTGTTGCGCAAAGTAAGCGCCTTCCCGCTACGGGGCAGACCCCGGGGCGGCTACGGCCCTCGTGGCAACTACGACCCCCGCTACGATGACCGGGATGGTCGCAACGACGGCTACTACGACGATTCGTACGGTAATAATAACAACGGCCCGGGCTCCAATGGGGGCTATAACAGCGGGGGCTACAATGGCCCGAACAGCGGTAACGGCGGCTACGACAACTATCCACCCACCGGTGGCGGACAGTACTCGGGCGGTTCGGTGAGTGTTTATCGGCCGATGCAGGGCCAGGATGTGGACGCATTGGTGAACAGCGTGCGTAGCAAATCCTTCGACAGCAGCCGCCTGGATGTGGCTAAGCTGGCCTTGGAGCAGTCGGCTATTCAGGCCGATGACCTGAAGCGCCTGTTGGGCACGCTGGATTCTGAAAACTCAAAAGTGGAACTGGCCAAGTTTGCCTATCCCCATGTAAGCGACCAGCAGAACTTTTACCGGGTCTACGACTCCTTCCAATTTGAATCCAGCATCAAGGAAGTGCAGGATGCAGCCCGGCGTTAA